A genomic stretch from Thermomonospora umbrina includes:
- a CDS encoding MarR family winged helix-turn-helix transcriptional regulator yields MRPPIDRPGGIDGQPGYLLVKLGGAVGARFEQALTPLGLKARHVRVLESLRDDTRSQRELGLHTGMDRTTMVSVIDDLERLGHVRRERSPTDRRKHVVTVTDEGRTAFAEAMTLLADAQAAFFAPLSANEQAQLLHLMSRLFSPDLTTCDPAPTTPRRPT; encoded by the coding sequence ATGCGCCCACCCATCGATCGCCCCGGCGGCATCGACGGCCAACCCGGCTACCTCCTGGTCAAGCTCGGCGGCGCGGTGGGCGCCCGCTTCGAACAGGCGCTGACCCCCCTGGGGCTGAAGGCCCGACACGTGCGCGTCCTGGAATCCCTGCGGGACGACACCCGATCCCAGCGCGAACTCGGCCTGCACACCGGCATGGACCGCACGACCATGGTGTCCGTCATCGACGACCTGGAACGCCTCGGCCACGTACGCCGCGAACGCAGCCCCACCGACCGCCGCAAACACGTCGTCACCGTCACCGACGAGGGCCGCACCGCGTTCGCCGAGGCGATGACCCTCCTCGCCGACGCCCAGGCCGCCTTCTTCGCCCCCCTGTCCGCGAACGAGCAGGCCCAACTCCTCCACCTGATGTCCCGCCTGTTCTCACCCGACCTCACGACCTGCGACCCCGCACCCACCACCCCCCGTCGACCCACCTGA
- a CDS encoding DUF2252 domain-containing protein, with translation MVNIIESLARREPEARQGQIVDVLVEAFAALMERSPAEFRRRFRKMASDPFAFYRGSACLFYADIAGDDDPWADERTGRVWIQGDLHAQNFGTYMNDDGVFVFDVNDFDEAYVGHFTWDIKRLVASVALMAWIKAISDDDIRAMIETYVRAYVDQVRRFHADKGDGGWALTLDTADGHVRSVLIQALSSTRITLLERKTLVEEHERRFKAGPGVRRLDETERVSVEKAFAEYLTTIPQEKRFSSITYRIKDIIGSSGFGIGSAGLSAYNILVEGRSQALENDVILSMKQGNVAAPSRVVDDPRIRAFFKHHGHRTAVSRRALQANTDPWLGYTEIDGVGFVVQELSPYEEDLDWSGLTEPAEMLPVLDDLGRATAKIHCVSDSDSDHELVGFQVEDAIMDVIGRTGEDAFVEAMVAFGTGYAAIVRDDHRLFVDAFRSRQGRLGPLLDS, from the coding sequence ATGGTGAACATCATCGAGTCCCTGGCGCGGCGTGAGCCGGAGGCGCGTCAGGGGCAGATCGTCGACGTCCTGGTGGAGGCGTTCGCCGCGTTGATGGAGCGCAGCCCGGCCGAGTTCCGCCGCCGGTTCCGCAAGATGGCCTCCGACCCGTTCGCGTTCTACCGGGGCAGCGCCTGCCTGTTCTACGCCGACATCGCCGGCGACGACGACCCGTGGGCCGACGAACGCACCGGCCGGGTGTGGATCCAGGGCGACCTGCACGCCCAGAACTTCGGCACCTACATGAACGACGACGGGGTGTTCGTCTTCGACGTCAACGACTTCGACGAGGCGTACGTCGGGCACTTCACCTGGGACATCAAGCGGCTGGTGGCCAGCGTGGCGCTGATGGCCTGGATCAAGGCGATCTCCGACGACGACATCCGCGCGATGATCGAGACGTACGTGCGCGCCTACGTCGACCAGGTCCGCCGCTTCCACGCCGACAAGGGCGACGGCGGTTGGGCGTTGACGCTGGACACCGCCGACGGGCACGTGCGGTCGGTGCTGATCCAGGCGCTGTCGTCCACCCGGATCACGCTGCTGGAGCGCAAGACGCTGGTGGAGGAGCACGAGCGGCGCTTCAAGGCGGGGCCGGGCGTGCGGCGGCTGGACGAGACGGAGCGCGTGTCGGTGGAGAAGGCGTTCGCCGAGTACCTCACGACGATCCCGCAGGAGAAGCGGTTCAGCAGCATCACCTACCGGATCAAGGACATCATCGGCAGCTCCGGGTTCGGCATCGGGTCCGCGGGCCTGTCGGCGTACAACATCCTCGTCGAGGGCCGCAGCCAGGCCCTGGAGAACGACGTGATCCTGTCCATGAAGCAGGGCAACGTGGCCGCGCCGAGCCGGGTGGTGGACGATCCGCGGATCCGGGCGTTCTTCAAGCACCACGGGCACCGCACGGCGGTGTCGCGGCGGGCGCTGCAGGCCAACACCGACCCGTGGCTCGGGTACACCGAGATCGACGGTGTCGGCTTCGTGGTGCAGGAGCTGTCCCCCTACGAGGAGGACCTGGACTGGTCGGGTCTGACCGAGCCGGCCGAGATGCTGCCGGTGCTCGACGACCTGGGCCGCGCCACCGCGAAGATCCACTGCGTGTCCGACAGCGACTCCGACCACGAGCTGGTCGGCTTCCAGGTGGAGGACGCCATCATGGACGTGATCGGCCGGACCGGGGAGGACGCGTTCGTCGAGGCCATGGTCGCGTTCGGCACCGGTTACGCGGCGATCGTCCGCGACGACCACCGGCTGTTCGTGGACGCGTTCCGCTCCCGCCAGGGCCGGCTGGGCCCGCTGCTGGACTCCTGA
- a CDS encoding FxsA family protein gives MLPLLMFLTFLLMPVLEIYVIIQVGALIGGWQTAALLLAESLLGAWIVRREGRRAWRTLRETFGRGGMPDRELADAALVLAGGVLLLTPGFVTDVVGFAFVLPFTRPLVRRALTRYAARRVRVAEHRLAEQGLSGMFPPGMDFGAASAFGAGTAPTGGPPKAGAANGSVIRGEVVREDRPET, from the coding sequence ATGCTCCCGCTGCTGATGTTCCTCACCTTTCTGCTGATGCCCGTCCTGGAGATCTACGTGATCATCCAGGTGGGCGCGCTCATCGGCGGCTGGCAGACCGCCGCGCTCCTGCTGGCCGAGAGCCTGCTGGGCGCCTGGATCGTCCGCCGGGAGGGCCGCCGCGCCTGGCGCACCCTGCGGGAGACGTTCGGCCGCGGCGGGATGCCCGACCGCGAACTCGCCGACGCCGCCCTCGTCCTGGCCGGCGGCGTGCTGCTGCTCACCCCGGGCTTCGTCACCGACGTCGTCGGCTTCGCGTTCGTGCTCCCGTTCACCCGCCCCCTCGTACGCCGCGCCCTGACCCGCTACGCCGCCCGCCGCGTCCGCGTCGCCGAACACCGGCTCGCCGAACAGGGCCTGTCCGGCATGTTCCCGCCGGGCATGGACTTCGGCGCGGCCTCCGCCTTCGGCGCCGGCACCGCCCCGACCGGCGGCCCCCCGAAGGCGGGCGCCGCGAACGGCTCCGTCATCCGCGGCGAGGTCGTCCGCGAGGACCGCCCCGAGACCTGA
- the lnt gene encoding apolipoprotein N-acyltransferase produces the protein MAQDTVPERHSADPPPRGAGRDRPDRRDRPGRFARLRRGGRAGWPRTLTAIAAGLLMWPAFPPYDLWPLAPVGVALLTIALHGLPGRAATWPAFWAGAAFFLPALSGIVKIGPDAWLLLGLVQAAYFAPMGAGIALVTRLRGWPVWTAALWVAQEFVRGRAPFGGFPWARLVFSQTDAPFTPYAAVGGAPLVTFLTALTGGLIAYAVLRGPLPRALAGRLPAVERRGPRAAAAAVAGVLLVGAVGLLVPLPTEGRPINVAVVQGNVPRLGLDFNGQRRAVLENHVRRTHELAARYPPGSPGRPELVIWPENSSDLDPYTEPEARELIDGAVRAVGVPVLVGAVVDAADGEHVENRGIVWDPRTGPGDHYVKRHPVPFGEYLPFRSVLTKLITRFERIPRDFAKGERPGMLKLGPAVIGDVICFEVAYDGVVRDVADAELLVVQTNNATYGRTSLPPQQVAMSRLRAVEHGRSVLVAATSGISAIVAPDGRMIDRSAEFVPDVQVAAVPARTTPTLADRMGSAPEGALTLLGLAAAAAAARTARTRTARTSEGA, from the coding sequence GTGGCCCAGGACACCGTGCCGGAACGGCACTCCGCCGACCCCCCGCCCCGGGGCGCGGGCCGGGACCGGCCGGACCGGCGGGACCGTCCGGGCCGATTCGCCCGGCTGCGCCGCGGCGGCCGCGCCGGATGGCCCCGCACCCTGACCGCGATCGCCGCCGGGCTCCTGATGTGGCCGGCGTTCCCCCCGTACGACCTGTGGCCGCTGGCGCCCGTCGGCGTCGCCCTCCTCACGATCGCGCTGCACGGGCTGCCGGGCCGTGCCGCGACCTGGCCCGCGTTCTGGGCGGGCGCGGCGTTCTTCCTGCCCGCCCTGTCGGGCATCGTGAAGATCGGCCCCGACGCGTGGCTGCTGCTCGGCCTGGTGCAGGCCGCCTACTTCGCCCCCATGGGGGCCGGCATCGCGCTGGTCACCCGGCTGCGGGGCTGGCCCGTGTGGACGGCGGCGCTGTGGGTGGCGCAGGAGTTCGTCCGCGGACGCGCCCCGTTCGGCGGGTTCCCGTGGGCGCGGCTGGTCTTCAGCCAGACCGACGCCCCGTTCACCCCGTACGCGGCGGTCGGCGGCGCGCCGCTGGTGACGTTCCTGACCGCGCTGACCGGAGGGCTGATCGCCTACGCGGTGCTGCGCGGGCCGCTGCCGAGGGCCCTGGCCGGGCGCCTGCCCGCCGTCGAGCGCCGCGGCCCCCGCGCCGCCGCCGCGGCGGTCGCCGGGGTGCTGCTGGTGGGCGCCGTCGGCCTGCTGGTGCCGCTGCCGACCGAGGGACGCCCGATCAACGTCGCCGTCGTCCAGGGGAACGTGCCCCGGCTCGGCCTGGACTTCAATGGCCAGCGCCGCGCCGTCCTGGAGAACCACGTCCGCCGCACCCACGAACTCGCCGCCCGGTACCCGCCCGGCTCGCCGGGCCGCCCCGAGCTGGTGATCTGGCCGGAGAACTCCTCCGACCTGGACCCCTACACCGAGCCCGAGGCGCGGGAGCTGATCGACGGCGCGGTCCGGGCCGTGGGCGTGCCGGTGCTGGTCGGCGCGGTCGTCGACGCCGCCGACGGCGAGCACGTGGAGAACCGGGGGATCGTGTGGGACCCCCGCACCGGCCCCGGCGACCACTACGTCAAGCGGCATCCCGTCCCGTTCGGGGAGTACCTGCCGTTCCGGTCCGTCCTCACCAAGCTGATCACCCGGTTCGAGCGGATCCCCCGCGACTTCGCCAAGGGCGAGCGGCCGGGGATGCTGAAACTGGGCCCGGCCGTGATCGGCGACGTGATCTGCTTCGAGGTCGCCTACGACGGTGTGGTCCGCGACGTCGCCGACGCCGAACTGCTCGTCGTGCAGACCAACAACGCCACCTACGGCCGCACGAGCCTGCCGCCCCAGCAGGTGGCCATGTCCCGGCTGCGGGCCGTCGAGCACGGCCGCAGCGTCCTGGTCGCGGCCACCAGCGGCATCAGCGCGATCGTGGCGCCGGACGGCCGTATGATCGACCGGTCCGCCGAGTTCGTACCCGACGTCCAGGTGGCCGCCGTACCGGCCCGCACCACGCCCACCCTCGCCGACCGGATGGGATCCGCGCCCGAAGGGGCACTGACCCTGCTGGGCCTGGCCGCCGCGGCGGCCGCGGCGCGCACCGCCCGGACCCGAACCGCCCGCACGAGCGAAGGAGCGTAG
- a CDS encoding hotdog domain-containing protein, with translation MSGAHVGLTVTHRRYVPHAHAHYGGDLVDGAYVLGLFGDVATEVCIRADGDEGLFAAYADVRFRAPVRAGDVLEATATVTAVGRRSRTLEFTARVVCRAEPDRGASAARVLPEPIVAVTATGTVVVPQPSR, from the coding sequence ATGAGCGGCGCGCACGTCGGCCTGACCGTCACCCACCGCCGCTACGTCCCCCACGCCCACGCCCACTACGGCGGGGACCTCGTCGACGGCGCCTACGTCCTCGGCCTGTTCGGCGACGTCGCCACCGAGGTCTGCATCCGCGCCGACGGCGACGAGGGGCTGTTCGCCGCCTACGCCGACGTCCGATTCCGCGCCCCGGTACGGGCCGGGGATGTCCTGGAGGCCACCGCCACCGTGACGGCCGTGGGACGCCGCAGCCGTACCCTGGAGTTCACGGCGCGGGTGGTGTGCCGCGCCGAACCCGACCGTGGCGCGTCGGCGGCCCGGGTGCTGCCCGAACCGATCGTCGCCGTCACCGCCACCGGCACCGTCGTGGTGCCGCAGCCGTCCCGATGA
- a CDS encoding polyprenol monophosphomannose synthase, with amino-acid sequence MQVPQGLGRVLVTIPTYNERDNLERVVGRVLEAVPRVDVLVIDDSSPDGTGDLADTLAAADDRVKVLHRAGKEGLGAAYIAGFRWALERGYDVLVEMDADGSHQPEELPALLGALGDADVVIGARWVPGGRIVNWPRSREVLSRGANTYARMMLGFPLHDATGGYRAYRATALEKIGLDGVDSRGYCFQIDLAWRAVKADLRVAEVPITFIEREHGNSKMSRDIMAEAMWKLTRWGLAARVEQIRGRR; translated from the coding sequence ATGCAGGTCCCGCAAGGTCTCGGCCGGGTGCTGGTGACCATCCCGACGTACAACGAGCGGGACAACCTGGAACGCGTCGTGGGCCGGGTCCTGGAGGCGGTGCCCCGGGTCGACGTGCTCGTGATCGACGACTCCAGCCCCGACGGCACGGGCGACCTCGCCGACACGCTCGCCGCCGCCGACGACCGGGTCAAGGTGCTGCACCGCGCCGGCAAGGAGGGCCTGGGCGCCGCCTACATCGCCGGGTTCCGCTGGGCCCTGGAACGCGGCTACGACGTGCTGGTCGAGATGGACGCCGACGGCTCCCACCAGCCCGAGGAGCTGCCGGCGCTGCTGGGCGCGCTCGGCGACGCGGACGTGGTCATCGGCGCCCGGTGGGTGCCCGGCGGCCGGATCGTGAACTGGCCCCGCTCCCGCGAGGTCCTGTCGCGGGGCGCCAACACCTACGCGCGGATGATGCTCGGCTTCCCCCTGCACGACGCCACCGGCGGCTACCGCGCGTACCGGGCCACGGCGCTGGAGAAGATCGGGCTGGACGGCGTGGACTCACGGGGCTACTGCTTCCAGATCGACCTGGCGTGGCGGGCCGTGAAGGCGGACCTGCGGGTCGCGGAGGTCCCGATCACCTTCATCGAACGCGAGCACGGCAACAGCAAGATGAGCCGCGACATCATGGCCGAGGCCATGTGGAAGCTCACCCGCTGGGGTCTGGCGGCCCGGGTCGAGCAGATCCGCGGCCGCCGCTGA
- a CDS encoding L-erythro-3,5-diaminohexanoate dehydrogenase — MSDLRMSGSPVGLHRVLDPPGVLPQAARRLDADPRIRSDEVRVRVERLNLDAASYRQLHDAHGGDPDEIRAAVLAIVRERGKMHNPVTGSGGMLVGVVEEVGPDSPLGLAVGDRIATLVSLTLTPLAVTDGLTRWDGRGEQIPAEGHAILFARSIAAVLPPDLPTPLSLAVLDVCGAPALTHRVVSRHAAEAAARAAAGPVVAVLGAAGKSGSLSLAAACRAGASLTVGVVPSEGEAALLEASGLADRVVIADARDPVALAAAVEVAGGPADVTVVCVDVPGCEHGAILATASGGTVVFFSMATSFPAAALGAEGLAADVTLLIGNGYVPGHAETALGLVRDVPAIRDLFTARLRLSP; from the coding sequence ATGAGCGATCTCCGGATGTCGGGCTCACCGGTGGGGCTGCATCGGGTGCTGGATCCGCCGGGGGTGCTCCCGCAGGCCGCGCGACGCCTGGACGCCGACCCGCGGATCCGGTCCGACGAGGTGCGCGTCCGCGTCGAGCGCCTCAACCTGGACGCCGCGTCGTACCGGCAGCTCCACGACGCGCACGGCGGCGACCCGGACGAGATCCGCGCCGCGGTCCTGGCGATCGTTCGCGAGCGCGGCAAGATGCACAACCCGGTGACCGGGTCGGGCGGGATGCTGGTCGGCGTGGTGGAGGAGGTCGGCCCGGACTCGCCGCTGGGCCTGGCCGTCGGGGACCGGATCGCCACGCTGGTGTCGCTGACGCTGACGCCGCTGGCCGTCACCGACGGGCTGACCCGCTGGGACGGGCGCGGCGAGCAGATCCCGGCCGAGGGGCACGCGATCCTGTTCGCCCGGTCGATCGCCGCCGTGCTGCCGCCGGACCTGCCGACGCCGCTGTCGCTGGCGGTGCTGGACGTGTGCGGTGCGCCCGCGCTCACCCACCGCGTCGTGAGCCGGCACGCCGCCGAGGCCGCCGCGCGGGCTGCCGCGGGTCCGGTGGTCGCGGTGCTGGGCGCGGCGGGCAAGAGCGGGTCGCTGTCGCTGGCGGCGGCGTGCCGCGCGGGGGCGTCCCTGACGGTCGGCGTCGTCCCGTCCGAGGGTGAGGCGGCGCTCCTGGAGGCGTCGGGGCTCGCGGACCGGGTGGTGATCGCCGACGCGCGCGATCCGGTGGCGTTGGCGGCGGCGGTCGAGGTCGCCGGCGGCCCGGCGGACGTGACGGTGGTGTGCGTGGACGTCCCCGGCTGCGAGCACGGCGCGATCCTGGCGACCGCGTCGGGCGGCACGGTGGTGTTCTTCTCGATGGCGACGTCGTTCCCGGCGGCGGCGCTCGGCGCCGAGGGGCTGGCCGCCGACGTCACGCTGCTGATCGGCAACGGCTATGTGCCGGGCCACGCCGAGACGGCGCTGGGCCTGGTGCGGGACGTTCCGGCGATTCGGGATCTGTTCACCGCGCGGCTGCGTCTCTCTCCGTAA
- a CDS encoding OAM dimerization domain-containing protein, giving the protein MTAAEPEVIRPYGDTTGDGMVQVSFTLPVPHGGRAETAALRLAAAMGLEPASVVHAKPMGPDFTFFIVYGRARHVIDYASVPEPEGRAYPLLSASEVNLAIRTALNRRLVIVGACIGTDAHTVGIDAILNVKGFAGEKGLEYHREIQVVNMGAQVAVEDLVARAAAERADAVLVSQVVTQRDAHLHNTRRMADAFRAAHPDGRRPLLIVGGPRFDTVTPADLGVDEIFGRGTTPAEVAAYLVHALARGERARA; this is encoded by the coding sequence GTGACCGCCGCCGAACCCGAGGTCATCAGGCCTTACGGCGACACCACCGGCGACGGCATGGTGCAGGTGTCCTTCACCCTGCCCGTCCCGCACGGGGGCCGCGCCGAGACCGCCGCGCTGCGCCTGGCCGCCGCGATGGGCCTGGAGCCCGCCAGCGTCGTCCACGCCAAGCCGATGGGCCCCGACTTCACCTTCTTCATCGTGTACGGCCGCGCCCGGCACGTGATCGACTACGCCTCCGTCCCCGAGCCCGAGGGCCGCGCCTACCCGCTGCTGTCGGCCTCGGAGGTCAACCTGGCCATCCGCACCGCCCTGAACCGGCGGCTGGTGATCGTCGGAGCCTGCATCGGCACCGACGCACACACCGTCGGCATCGACGCCATCCTCAACGTCAAGGGCTTCGCGGGGGAGAAGGGCCTGGAGTACCACCGCGAGATCCAGGTCGTGAACATGGGCGCCCAGGTCGCCGTCGAGGACCTCGTCGCCCGCGCCGCCGCCGAACGCGCCGACGCCGTCCTGGTCTCCCAGGTCGTCACCCAACGCGACGCCCACCTGCACAACACCCGACGGATGGCCGACGCGTTCCGCGCCGCGCACCCCGACGGGCGGCGTCCGCTGCTGATCGTGGGCGGCCCCCGCTTCGACACCGTCACCCCGGCCGACCTGGGCGTCGACGAGATCTTCGGACGGGGCACCACCCCCGCCGAGGTCGCCGCCTACCTCGTTCACGCCTTGGCGCGGGGCGAGCGGGCACGGGCATGA
- a CDS encoding DUF1963 domain-containing protein yields MTDTETIDETPAARAARFRVEAAARGIPDAEVEAYIGAARPAVYLAPDGPGPVVALTGGNPPLPEGAGASAAAFVAAVDCAALPPGATDLPLPTEGRLLFFADPDPGSGAVVADAVRYVPAATPLAERPVDPDDGLGAYRRTRLDFCFHQWSWPWREEDDDEESQRAAELESAWSHVVGWRPHWRFQLGGEPVLFNWDPVEAARDAVPQPISDGDEWTLLATWRGEDDCQELEAGLFHWVIRRADLAALRLDRVYVYVDAF; encoded by the coding sequence GTGACCGACACCGAAACCATTGACGAGACACCGGCGGCGAGGGCCGCTCGCTTCCGGGTGGAGGCCGCCGCGCGGGGAATTCCGGACGCCGAGGTGGAGGCGTACATAGGCGCCGCTCGCCCGGCCGTCTACCTCGCACCGGACGGCCCCGGCCCGGTCGTGGCGCTGACCGGCGGGAACCCGCCGCTGCCGGAGGGTGCCGGCGCATCGGCGGCCGCGTTCGTCGCGGCCGTCGACTGCGCGGCCCTACCGCCGGGGGCGACGGATCTACCGCTGCCCACCGAGGGCCGGCTGTTGTTCTTCGCCGACCCGGATCCGGGCAGCGGGGCGGTGGTCGCCGACGCCGTGCGGTATGTCCCGGCCGCAACGCCGTTGGCCGAGCGTCCGGTCGACCCGGACGACGGCCTGGGCGCCTACCGCCGGACGCGGCTGGACTTCTGCTTCCACCAGTGGTCGTGGCCGTGGCGCGAGGAGGACGACGACGAGGAGTCACAGCGGGCGGCTGAGCTGGAGTCCGCCTGGTCGCACGTGGTCGGCTGGCGCCCTCACTGGCGCTTCCAGCTCGGCGGCGAGCCGGTCCTGTTCAACTGGGACCCGGTCGAGGCGGCCCGCGACGCGGTGCCGCAGCCCATCTCGGACGGCGACGAGTGGACGCTGCTGGCCACCTGGCGCGGGGAAGACGACTGCCAGGAGTTGGAGGCGGGCCTGTTCCACTGGGTGATTCGCCGCGCTGACCTGGCCGCCCTCCGCCTCGACCGGGTGTACGTGTACGTCGACGCCTTCTGA
- a CDS encoding lysine 5,6-aminomutase subunit alpha gives MDGTGTGRLGLDPRVVERARRLAARAAEPIIEMARTHTTVSVERALLRLAGLSGADPAGRPWVNHLVDAVRAQVGIEHGVALPVWDALTAGPHPGLRELAEAASRGEARFRLPAGPDAERAREAARRAARAGIDRIDARRAERDRLLRDVGDPPHPWIYLIVATGDIYEDIPQAVAAAREGADVVAVIRSTGQSLLDYVPEGPTREGYAGTYATQDNFRLMRAALDDVSAELGRYVRLTNYASGLCMPEIAALAGLERLDMMLNDCMYGIVFRDINPRRTFIDQRFSRQIHARAGIVINTGEDNYLTTADAVDAAHTVIVSQLLNERFAHEAGLADGLIGLGHAFEIDPALPESFRLELAHAQLVRELFPHAPLKYMPPTRHMGGDVFAGYLLDAFFNLAGVLTGQSIILIGMMTEGIHTPWLSDRDLALANVRYVRDACGGLAEDFAPRPGGLVVERARRVLGESVELLERICDDGLLTAIGAGTFGVTRRPPDGGKGLDGVAERADGYFNPAGEILDAEPGAVASVPPAASAASAASEQEVPA, from the coding sequence TTGGACGGAACGGGCACGGGAAGGCTCGGGCTGGACCCCCGGGTGGTGGAACGGGCGCGGCGGCTCGCCGCCCGGGCCGCCGAGCCGATCATCGAGATGGCCCGCACGCACACCACCGTGTCGGTGGAACGGGCCCTGCTGCGCCTGGCCGGCCTGTCCGGGGCCGATCCCGCCGGCCGCCCCTGGGTCAACCACCTGGTCGACGCCGTCCGCGCCCAGGTCGGCATCGAGCACGGCGTGGCCCTTCCGGTGTGGGACGCCCTGACCGCCGGCCCCCACCCGGGGCTGCGGGAGCTGGCCGAGGCGGCGTCGCGGGGCGAGGCCCGGTTCCGGCTGCCCGCCGGGCCCGACGCCGAACGGGCCCGTGAGGCCGCACGGCGCGCCGCCCGCGCCGGGATCGACCGCATCGACGCGCGCCGCGCCGAACGGGACCGGCTGCTGCGCGACGTCGGCGACCCGCCGCACCCGTGGATCTACCTCATCGTCGCGACCGGCGACATCTACGAGGACATCCCGCAGGCGGTGGCGGCGGCCCGGGAGGGCGCCGACGTCGTCGCGGTGATCCGCTCCACGGGGCAGTCGCTGCTGGACTACGTGCCCGAGGGCCCCACCCGCGAGGGCTACGCCGGCACCTACGCCACCCAGGACAACTTCCGGCTCATGCGGGCCGCGCTCGACGACGTCTCGGCCGAGCTGGGCCGCTACGTCCGGCTGACCAACTACGCCTCCGGGCTGTGCATGCCCGAGATCGCCGCCCTGGCGGGCCTGGAACGGCTCGACATGATGCTCAACGACTGCATGTACGGCATCGTGTTCCGCGACATCAACCCCCGCCGCACCTTCATCGACCAGCGGTTCTCCCGGCAGATCCACGCCCGCGCCGGCATCGTGATCAACACCGGCGAGGACAACTACCTCACCACCGCCGACGCGGTCGACGCCGCCCACACCGTCATCGTCAGCCAACTCCTCAACGAGCGGTTCGCCCACGAGGCCGGCCTCGCCGACGGGCTCATCGGCCTGGGGCACGCCTTCGAGATCGACCCGGCCCTGCCCGAGTCGTTCCGGCTGGAGCTCGCGCACGCGCAACTGGTCCGCGAGCTGTTCCCGCACGCCCCGCTGAAGTACATGCCGCCGACCCGGCACATGGGCGGCGACGTGTTCGCCGGGTACCTGCTGGACGCGTTCTTCAACCTGGCGGGCGTCCTCACCGGCCAGTCGATCATCCTGATCGGGATGATGACCGAGGGCATCCACACCCCCTGGCTGTCGGACCGCGACCTGGCCCTGGCGAACGTCCGGTACGTCCGCGACGCCTGCGGCGGCCTCGCCGAGGACTTCGCGCCCCGCCCCGGCGGCCTCGTCGTGGAACGGGCCCGCCGCGTCCTCGGCGAGTCGGTCGAGCTGCTGGAGCGGATCTGCGACGACGGGCTCCTCACCGCGATCGGCGCGGGCACCTTCGGCGTCACCCGCCGCCCCCCGGACGGCGGCAAGGGCCTGGACGGCGTCGCCGAACGCGCCGACGGCTACTTCAACCCCGCCGGCGAGATCCTGGACGCCGAGCCCGGAGCCGTCGCGTCCGTCCCGCCCGCCGCGTCCGCCGCGTCCGCCGCGTCCGAGCAGGAGGTGCCCGCGTGA